One Mus caroli unplaced genomic scaffold, CAROLI_EIJ_v1.1 scaffold_16042_1, whole genome shotgun sequence genomic region harbors:
- the LOC110288236 gene encoding ribonuclease 2B-like translates to MGLKRLESRLCLLLLLGLVLMLASCQGQTPSQWFDIQHIYNRAYHRCDDAMRAVNSYTGVCKNLNTFLHTTFADVVGVCRNPRKICKDGISRNCHDSSNRVQVTICILTTPASHYSNCRYQTRRSVKYYTVACSPRTPQDSPRYPVIPVHLDGIF, encoded by the coding sequence ATGGGTCTGAAGCGGCTTGAGTCTCGACtttgtctcctgctgctgctgggactTGTCCTAATGCTTGCCTCATGCCAGGGACAAACCCCTTCCCAGTGGTTTGACATCCAACATATCTATAATAGAGCCTATCACCGATGTGATGATGCAATGCGGGCCGTTAACAGTTACACGGGAGTGTGTAAAAACCTAAATACTTTTCTTCATACAACTTTTGCTGATGTTGTCGGTGTGTGCCGTAATCCACGTAAGATCTGCAAAGACGGGATAAGTAGAAATTGTCATGATAGTTCAAATCGGGTACAAGTAACTATCTGTATACTCACAACTCCGGCCAGTCATTATTCCAACTGCAGATACCAAACAAGAAGATCAGTGAAGTACTACACAGTTGCCTGTAGCCCCAGAACTCCACAGGACAGTCCCAGGTATCCAGTCATTCCAGTTCACTTGGATGGGATATTTTAG